From Phenylobacterium immobile (ATCC 35973), a single genomic window includes:
- a CDS encoding tetratricopeptide repeat protein: protein MGSAIRKAVKLGEPQDGANRLPALPEARLGVAGRLALLNPWRTKARRDAVQRGDDARDLRDWPAAAFAYAEGLRLDPRLPHIWVQFGHALKEASDPVAAEKAYRASLIYSPPLADTFLNLGHALKMQGRREEAAGAYMRALELDGGWADATRELSGLARDGLALDVSALASALETTPDDAPQVAVHITGLMRRMATGPLGAVDKARAALVLALIEASPDLALCESSGRAAGLRLLAPTLLADACRLSLAESPDVERVLDVRRLLRLASGAGSPCIFREGAVLVDFGDAGPAGEDEDFGLQRRAAAEASVHALSYLSGRLAEDAAGALAAARRAPAVVVDAAYERERLLALAAREGQPLDPARIHLLDPAPGAGRALRLLALAARLSGETAPTAEPLRAQADLYYSLGREPAAVENDAHGAAFRVGEGWWLPEAWGCWTRLGGGRLRLVLAPALAAAGVLELHLGLRGPRDRSCPFRIAVNGGQAVTGVLTPGQIDWRRLRVQADDGVVTLDIAGEAEHRIEPGARSASVGVIGFTLRADRQGRRAA from the coding sequence CCTGCCGGAGGCGCGCCTTGGCGTCGCCGGTCGTCTGGCCCTGCTCAATCCATGGCGGACCAAGGCGCGCCGCGATGCGGTCCAGCGCGGCGATGACGCTCGCGATCTTCGCGACTGGCCCGCCGCGGCCTTCGCCTATGCCGAAGGTCTGCGTCTCGATCCGCGCCTGCCGCATATCTGGGTGCAGTTCGGGCATGCCCTGAAGGAGGCGTCCGATCCCGTCGCGGCCGAGAAAGCCTATCGCGCGTCGCTGATCTACAGTCCGCCGCTGGCCGACACCTTCCTGAATTTGGGACATGCCTTGAAGATGCAGGGCCGTCGCGAGGAGGCGGCGGGCGCCTATATGCGCGCCCTGGAGCTCGATGGCGGATGGGCGGACGCCACGCGCGAACTTTCGGGCCTGGCGCGCGATGGTCTGGCGCTGGACGTCAGCGCTCTGGCCTCGGCGCTAGAGACAACGCCGGACGACGCCCCGCAGGTGGCTGTCCACATCACCGGTCTGATGCGGCGGATGGCGACCGGTCCGCTGGGCGCCGTGGACAAGGCTCGCGCCGCGCTGGTCCTGGCCTTGATCGAGGCCAGTCCGGATCTGGCGCTTTGCGAATCCAGCGGCCGCGCAGCGGGCCTGCGGTTGCTCGCGCCCACCCTCCTGGCAGACGCCTGCCGTCTGTCGCTGGCGGAGTCCCCGGATGTCGAGCGCGTCCTCGACGTGCGCCGGTTGCTGCGGCTCGCCTCCGGCGCCGGATCGCCCTGCATCTTCCGTGAGGGCGCCGTGCTCGTTGACTTCGGCGATGCCGGTCCCGCTGGCGAGGACGAGGACTTTGGCCTGCAGAGGCGCGCGGCGGCCGAGGCGTCGGTCCATGCCTTGAGCTATCTGTCCGGCCGCCTCGCCGAGGATGCTGCGGGCGCCCTGGCGGCGGCGCGGCGCGCACCGGCGGTTGTCGTCGACGCCGCCTATGAGCGAGAGCGACTGCTCGCGCTCGCGGCTCGGGAGGGCCAGCCGCTCGATCCTGCGCGGATTCATCTGCTAGACCCGGCGCCCGGCGCAGGGCGGGCTCTGCGCCTGCTCGCGCTGGCGGCGCGCCTGTCCGGCGAGACCGCTCCGACCGCCGAGCCGCTCCGTGCGCAGGCGGACCTTTACTACAGCCTGGGCCGCGAACCGGCTGCGGTCGAGAACGACGCGCACGGCGCTGCGTTCCGCGTGGGGGAGGGCTGGTGGCTGCCGGAAGCCTGGGGTTGCTGGACGCGTCTGGGCGGCGGACGGCTACGGCTCGTGCTGGCGCCGGCGCTCGCCGCCGCTGGCGTGCTTGAACTTCATCTGGGCCTGCGCGGGCCGCGCGATCGCTCGTGCCCCTTCCGCATTGCGGTCAACGGCGGCCAGGCGGTCACCGGCGTCCTGACGCCGGGACAGATCGATTGGCGCCGCCTGCGCGTCCAGGCTGACGACGGCGTCGTGACGCTCGATATCGCCGGTGAAGCGGAACATCGGATCGAGCCCGGCGCCCGCTCGGCGTCGGTGGGCGTGATCGGCTTCACTCTGCGGGCCGATCGGCAGGGCCGCCGCGCCGCGTGA